GCATCAACCTTCTCCCTTCTACATCTCCACAggatttttcctcccccttcagcTTGGGTTTCCCACGCATGGGTAACGGCGTGCAGGTGGAAGCAAGGAATTGGAGAATGAGAGGCATGATTTTACATTAACTTAATTACCCAAAATAAACACCACTGCAGTAACCAACCCCTTCAAAGTACTCTGGCTAAATAATACTACAGCTCATGAAAGAGATTTCAAAAAGCCAGCACATGTTGATTTGGAAAGATGCTCCCTTGTGAAGCTGAGTCATAAAGAGGATTGAGAAACTCTGCAATAAGTGATTAAACAGCTAGAAAGACCTGCCAGTAGGAAAGTGTGCCCAAAATTGTCATGCTGTACACTACCTtttatttcaatgctttgctttgggtaaaaggtttcatttgtttcatttgtctGAGCATTTCAGATGCTCTCCTCTCTTATTCACAGCAACATTCAATTCTGTTGATCTTGTACTTCCTCAGTCATGTGGGAAGGTGACTGAAATTTTTGTCTAATGGCAGAAGACGCTTCAATTGCTTCTTTGGACTCCAATTAGGAAAGGCCTTAAATTAAACACTAgggatataaaagaaaaattaatgaaattggAAAACTCTGGAAAAATACTCAAGGGAGAGTAGTTGCCATGGCAatgcttctctgttttctcttgggATAACAGAAGTATGTGCTGAAGAAGACACTTCCCCAACACACACCTCACTTAGACCCAAACCCACTTAGCTTCCACGTCCAGGCATGGACAAGGTGGGTGGTGCGGCTGCCCACATAGCACAGGCGTGGGCTCTGCTGTCCCACCACAGGGAGCCCCAGTGTCAGGTCACACTGCCAATGTCACACGGCACACACAACACCACGCTGTCACCCGAGTCACGACACAGGTCAGGGCGCTGCAGCGCATGGCTGAGGAACTGCTTTTCCGTACTGGCTGCCTCTCAATGGTCTCATAGCTCCAgagcatctctgctgcttcttggtCCCACAAAGCAAGCGGGGTTGGTGAGAAGCTCACAGCTTACGATGTCCAGCTGCATcagcttgtgggatagcagtggGGGGAGAAGGGCCACGGCACTTGAAAGTTCACGCTGCAGGCCAGGCTGCAGGGGATGTAAAACAGGAGGCACTGGCCTGATCCTGTGCTTGGTACATGGCAGTGAGTTGATCTATAGCATGAGACTCCAGATTCTCAAAGACATTGAAACACCTAAATCCCAGTAGTATCTTTCAGGATGTGGCTTCTGGGATCTTTCACTTCCATTtgtacttctgaaaaatctgcaCCTAAAATTCAGGCTCCTCAACCCGGTCTGCTCACCAGGACTGCAGAGAAGATACATTTGAGGCTGCCCCGGGACATTGGGCTGCTGGTCAGCCAGACCTCACACTCAGTCTAAGAACAGCAATGCTCCTTCCACCCCATTCACCCAAGTTTCTCCTCATGGAAACTGGGGGGTGGGCAGCAGTGAGGGGTAGGGGAGCGGCATGCACCCAACTCTCACCTAGCCATGAGCTCTGGATGTGGAATTAGACAGACAGCACTTTAGGAATCAAGCAGCATTTGCACTGACCCAtcttctgcagcagctcccacagAGGACTAGGAAAAAAGCATCCGCCCTGGATGAAACCTGTCTTGTGCAACAGATTCTGCTTAGAGCCAAGCAGAGATTATGAATGAGCTGACAAAACCAGCCTGCTGTTGGCATAGGCACCAAGCAGAGACGGAGTAGCTACACTGGAAGCGTTTCATCCATTACTGTCAGAGAAGTCACTTTTACCACTGATCCTGCTCCAATAAATCATGTTGCCAAGCAGTTTTATAGAAGCGTTATACATCTAAAGCTACTTACGGTCCCGTTAAAagagatgcatttcttttttagCTCAGTGTGGCTGAAAtgctgttacagaagaaaaagagtcGCTGCTCAGAGTGCTATTTTAAAAGAGGTATTACTGTAATTACAGCAGGAGGGACGATGTGAGCTAGGAGCCACCATCTTCTTCCCCTGTCCCATTGCCTTTGGGCAGCTTTGCAAAGCCGAAAACTTGCTACCACAAGCACAATAGCTGCTCACGCACCCTTTGCCATGGTGACTGATGAAAATGGGGAAATAATGATATTACTTCCCCATTCACCATAAATCACCCATCTCCTCAAAGTGACTAGAGTATTGTAAGACAGATTTATACGCACAACTTAACCAATTAGCTCTTTTATAAAGGCTGTCGTCTTCTTAATGCAGTGTTAGATATATTTAGGCATGTGTCtacaaaagaaagtatttctttccgAAGCTAACAAAGCTCTCATTGTAGCAGACTTAAAACCTCGGTCTGCAAATGTTTGCCCTGTGGCTGTGTTCGCATTAGCAAGTTATTCAGTGACAGCAGAAGCCAACCAATAGATCAAAGCGGGGGGTCTGGAGGCCCCTACATGTACcctacatatatacatacacgtgTACATCTACacgtacacatacatatacacatatttatacaggtacacatgtacatatataaaaatatatatgatttGCCACTGTTGAGGCCAGCATGAAAACTCTCACAGGTTATGTTACTAACAAGTGGGGCAGCTTAGGAAGCTGGTATATCCAGTACAGCTAAATCTACATGGCATGTGTATAATTTCCATCAAGATTATGCTTTTGAATTTGGCTCTGTTTAAATGTGGCCCTTCCTGTGGCCATCCCTATCGCTGTCGCACCGCTGCTCTGCACCGTGCTGGGAGGGACCTGCCCAGCTGCTGATTAGCGGCAAGGCCACTCCTGTCTCTGGCAGGCAGAGATAATTCCCAAGGCCATTACCCCGCCAAGCCCGTCCGACCcagcaggcagcgcaggcagccatGGAGGTGCTCCTCTTCCCCACGAAACGGGGCAATGGGAGAGGGGCCCCGGGCAGCGACGCAGCCTTCGCTGCGCACACCCAGCACACCCCAACAACCCAGCAAGGCAGCTGCCGACAGCACCGAGGGGCCTAAGCAAGAAGAAACGTCCTTCTTCCAGTTTCCCCTGCATGGTCTTCTTAAATCCACACACAACAGTTAACATCATGACTCCCTGTCGAACATCAGAAAAGCACCGAAATGTCCCAGTTTCAGTGTTTGCTTGAGACAGAAAAGGGCACTGCACAGGCACAGAGGAGAAGCCAGGAGGTCTCTAGGCAATCTGCTGCACTAGTATTCCTCAGAGAACAAATactgaaggggaaagagaaaaagcttttcttttaacatCAGTTCAGGAGTCAATTGCATGTAACAGAGCAGCTGTGACCATGCTGGCTTCGGGTCAAAATCCAGAGCGCACCTCTTGACTCCTGGCCTCAGCACAAAGAGGTTGCTGGAATCCCTCTAATGTCAACGGCGAGTCTGGCTGTCCAAACAAACGTGCACCCGCAGTGACAGAGGCGTATCAAAAAGCTGGCTGACCCAACTGCCTATGGAGCAGAGAGACAAGCTGCTGGAAATCCTCAGCCAAAGAGTATTTCTGCCCTCCCACACGCAAGGAACTCCTTGCCATAGGACAAAAGGATGCCACGGATAGTAAACTTATCTAGTCTAAAAAGCAACTGGACAAATGCGTGGGATAAAGTCTGTCAGGGTCTTAGCACAATAGCACAATAACCAAGCACAATACCAAATATCCGTGAGCCACACTGTACTGAAGACGGGGGAATATGTAGAGGAGGTATCAGCCCACAGTTGCACTGATCCCGTAATCTGTCTCAGGTGTCCACTACTATCCATcactggcagcagggcactgagCTAGATGGACCTCAATGTGACAATATGTCTAACATTTCCAGATAGTAGGTTGTGTTGAAAATCAGTCATGAATATTTGCCTGAACACTGTCCGTGAACCCCACCCACAGGAACACACAAGCGAACACACAATTTTCCTCAGGTGAGCAGGCCCCCCTAGTTCCTACATTAACAGAAATACATCAGTCAAAGACTCTCAGTGGCTGGGACCAACGAAGAAGGAGATTACTCCATCAGCTCCCATCTCGCACAGTCAGATAATGCAGGGCCACACCAGGATACCCAAAATAGCAATTTATTGGAAAAAGCATTATGACTATTCATAGACGCTGCGACATGATTAGTACCCCAAACAGAAAGATAAACTGGCAACCTAAAGTCTTTCAAATCAACAACTCCCACTGAGCTCGCAAAGTCAATGATCAGCACAAAAATTGTAACTCACAATAttatcatttttttatttatttaaaaactctAGAAAATGCAGACAGAACACAGGCATCTTTGCTTGTacagtgtcctgctttcagctgggatagagttaattttcttcctagtagctggtgcagtgctgtgtttgggatttaggatgagaataatgttgataacacactgatggtttagttgttactcagcagtgcttacactaagtcaaggacttttcagcttctcatactgccttgccagtgaggaggctggaggtgcacaagaagctgggaggggacacagccaggacagctgaccccagctggccaaagggctattccataccataggacatcacgctgaacaaaaactgggggggtcagctgggagggcagggctgctgctcaggaactggctgggcattggtcagcggatggtgagcaactgcattgcgcaccacttgttttgtatattcttttatcattattattattattattttcccttccttttctgtcctgttaaattgtctttacTCACCCCATGAGTCTACCTTTTTTGCGATTCCCTCCCactgcaggggggagtgagcgaacagctgtgtggtgtttagctgcctgccaggttaaaccatgacatacaGGAAAGGCAATTCTGTTTGCATTAGCTTTTCGTATCAGTTAACACTGTTTATGAAACTGTACCCTGCCTACTGTATGCAAAAGGCCAGTAGCGGGGCTGCACAGGCAGAGCCTACAGACGCGATTTCTCTCACTGCTGGGTCAGAAGCTCTCGCTCTCTGTTCAGAGTGTATGCatgtcatgaaaaaaaacccacgctGCCGAGATGTGCATCTCTGTTCATACCAGGTTTATTATTGGTCTTCCTAACATCTGAGATTTCACAGGAGAAATTTTGAGAAATTTCAGGATTTTGATCATTGCAGGACATTCACCACCGGTAGCCAGAAAGGACTGTATCCACAGTCTACACACAAATTCCAAAATGAACCCAGGAACGCATAAACTAGGCAGCACTGTGCCCCTCCATTCCTCACCCACAAAGGTAAAAATCATCAGGGACATGAATAGGTCCCTTTGGATTCAGGGACAGCCTTAGAAGGGCCTTTGTTCCTTAAAAAACTCCTTCAAAAGCCTAACTCTTTGTCTGCCTTGATTTCCCTTTTgattcctcctcccctgcactgCAATCACTAGCTGCGGCCAATagcttttcccttgctttttttaaatcaaatgatATCTGCTCTTTTTACCCATCCTGACTAGCTGCTCTTGCACACAGGTGACTGAAACTCTCTCATGAGGTCCACAGCAAAGCTCTTCTATGGCTcagcaagagagaaaaggaaagcacatCAGAACCTGCTGAGATTTGTTCTCAGAAAGCAGGCACATGTGAAACAGCTCGACCGGCCAGAACCCAGGATGCCATCTGACAAATCTCTCTTTCAGCTCCAGGGGAAAATGGCTTTTGGAAAGTGCCTAAACTTTGGGGCACTTAAGCATCAGAGGAGCACACCTCTTCTAGTGGAGGTAACGAATTATACAGGCACCCACAAGTAGCATAGTGTGGAGCGTGTTCCCACTGCAGGcatcctgctgcctccctggcagAGCCGACAGCTAAAATGCTGGTTTGATGCCTAACAGTTAAACATTGCCGGTCTTCCTAAAACAAGACCCACCCTTATTATTGTATTTGAGGTTTCTGAAAGGCTACACATTATTTGACGTCAATCCCTGTTTCCAAGAACAGTCAGGTCTTCCTCCTTCTTTAAAGAAGAGAGCTGCTCTGAGTAGCCCTTCAGAAACTAACATCATTTAAGAAGAgagtttttttaaagatctgcaCCCACAGTAGTTCTACTAGATGCTCACCATTCTTCAAAGGCGCCCTCAGATCACAATAGGCACCTGCTTTTTTCACAACCTGGATTTTTCTAATTCAATTAGATTACCACACACATTTCAGCGTTGGCCCTTGTGTAGGCTAGTTTTAAAGAGATGTTACACCCAAGTACCAGGAAGGTGAGGAAATGATCTTGGGGTCTCCACATCACATTGTCCAGCTGCTAGCTGAGATCAGGACATAACACACCCCAAAATGTCTCACCTCAAACAGAGGATAGCTGCAAACGGAAACCTGGATCTTCCTCTAAATGACATTTCTCAGTCAGATGACAGAAGCGTTGCTCTCCTGCACACTATGAGTCAACGTAAAGGATGCTTATTTTCACTGCGCTATGTTGGTAGCAATGCCCATGTCCCTTTAGACTGCTTTTGGAATGACAcatataaaagcagcattttacagATGCAGCAAGCTCAAGAAGATGAAAAAGTCCCTGTATGCACTTTCGTCATGTTCCCCTGTCTGCCTCAGGTGAGACTAATAGCCTGCCAGCACTTGGACGTGACTCCTGTCAGGCACCAGTCTTACTAATTAAGTACTTTGGCTGTCTCAGCACTGAACTCTGGGAGCATGAGGGAGATAAAACCAAGCCGCCGAGAGATCATGAGAGTCTGTGTGGTTGAGGACTTCGTCCGGAACAAAGGAGCAGGATCGTCAGAGGGCTCTGCAGCGTTCTTCTGAAATGGCTGGTCCATAAAAGACCAAGACATAGGTGTGGAGGGAGAAAAGGATGGTTTTCTGCCTCTGCCAAATTGTTAGTTTATTTTGAAGAGGACAGGGACATAGTATGGGGAGGCTATCAGTGCAagccagcagcactgggagcCAGATGCTCACTCTTTCACAAACCAGACCTCATTGCGTCGCCCATAAGGCTTCATGGGGGGGTCGTAACCATTGCAGAAGTAGAAATCCTTGTGGTATGCAGCTTCATTCCCCAGAGCAGATTTCAGCTTGGCAGCATAGTTCACGTAATCCACCTCTTTGGCATAGCCACCAAACTGCCTGCAAAGAAACCAAGCAGAGAGAGAGGTGCTGAGCAGTcctggcagagcacagaaagaaagagaaggaaaacgaTATATCACCACGATATATTTAGCCACGCGTTTTGATCCAGGTCCTGCCAACATGCACTCGTGCAGGCGCTGTTCTTTATGAACCAGCACACTTTGTGATAGATTAAGTCCCAAGGGTTACACAGACAGGGTGCATACACAGCCATTGGCAGACCCCAAACAGACCCCCCCAAACAGACCCATATATATCAGTCAGCAGAATGGCCCTGCCCTTTGAATCAACGCCATATCAGAGGAACAGCTTCCTAGAGCACAAGGTTATCTCCAAGTCTGCTCAGCGCGCAGTGCTTACACCAACCATGTCAACAACCATGTTCACTGTGGTGTGAACAACCATCTGCTGGAAGCCAGATCATAAAGGGAAGCCAAACTCTAGTGAGTCCAaggaaaaggggggggtgggAACAGAGATGTTAGCAATTAGAGCCCACAATGATATTTAAAAGGGGTGGGCTGGAACTGGTCTGTTTTATGTTGACCTCCCACCAACAGGAACGGTTTCAACATCAGCCAGCACCTCACCACCCTGTATCAGAGCCAAGGTCTGAGACAAAACAGCCTGTTCTTGCAGAAGTGGCCCACGCCCGCAGCAAAGGTcaggcagcagccagcaaggGAGGAGCCAGACAGTTTAGAGTCAGCCAAAATAGTTCAAGCAAGGAGGCAGGGGAACATCCAAGGGGTTAAATACAAGGTGATGAGCTTATTGCTATTGTGATGCCACTTTGAGCCCAGCATGTCAGTCAAGAGCCGAAGACATTCAAAAGCTATTTGAAGCAATGCAATGGCTGCTTGTTTCCATGTTGGACTCTGCCATGAGTCCATCTAAATGAGGCTTCAGCTGACACCTGTAGTTTGATGCGAACCACACCAAAGGACATGCTTGATGACCAAGAACCATCTTGATCCCAGAAAGTGGGGAAAACAATAGTTTTCAGAGATTAGGAATGACTCAGTACCTTCATATTCACCCTCCCCTGCTCTTCACCTCCCCAGGTGAAATGAAAAGGCTTTCAGGGCTAACCTTTGCGCTTgttttcccagtgaaaaaaaaaaaatccatattctaAATGGGTGCAGCATGACCAATGATAAGAAATGCCATAAAACACCTGCCTTCAGTCTAGAAAGACCCCTCCATCTCCTTCTACCACATGCAGCCATTGTCCAGCAAGTCACTTGGTAAAACCAACACTGCTCTTCAGAGCACGCTAGAGATCTCAGCACTTGGGATTGGAAATCCCAGCATGCATTCCTTACGTGGAATAAATGGTCATCCCCTGTCTCTCTTCAATCTTAATGCTTTCATCGCTAGGACAAGGAGGGTTGGCTTGGAACTGGCTCGGGATCCGCAGAGAGACCTTCACTTTCTGCTGGAGGGAGCCAtcttcagcaggaaaagcagTGATGGAGACAGGAGCAGTCATGCCCATTCCAACCCCTGAAAGAGACACACAGACATTACTAAAGAAGTCTAGGTTCTTGGGAACTCACAGAATTACCAGGAGATTGACAAAAGCTAATTTTAGTTTAGGAAAACTCCTCACACTGAACTCCTTGTATAGTCAGTCAAGAGTGGGGTCCTCTGGGGCATGCAGAACAGCCACATTAGGCTTCTGCTTGGGCCAAacttctctctccactgactgcacAAGGATCCTGGGAGATAAGGGCCCCAGGTGACCTCTGGATGGCTTTTTATTAATGGTCCTGTTTCTGTGGCTCTTAACCATATAGCTCATGCCACCGAGACACTCTGTTTTTCTAACAAACCACCTCTAACACAACAGGGTCTACAGTTCCGGGGCAGGTCAGTGGCACATGTAAATCTACATCAGTATTTAAATTGTTACCATCTGCACCTGGTGGTGAGCCCGTAGCCAATACTGCGTGACAGGAGCTTTCTCCTAAACCCTTCCAAATGCTTCCAGACATCCTACAAGTTCCAGTGCCCCAAAACTCAGAGCTGTTCTGGCTTTCAGCAGGACTGTCCGTGCTGTCCACCACTCCAGGAACAGCATGCTTCTTTTCTGCTCATTACTGCCTAGATGTACCACATGGCACTGaggaacatttttcttccctcttgttCTTTCAGCAGTAGGGAAGCTCCAACCCTCAGGATCAGGTTACCACAGAACCAGTTGAGATCAAGCCATCTTCctcatttattttgctctgacaCCATACCTGTCTCTGTGGCACACATTACAGAAGGCACCCTTTCTCCCACAGCAACAGTGATCATCACCTTTCCAAAACATGCTGCTGTAAATGCTACTTCCCTCTGCAtccacagaatcatataggttggaaaagacctttaagatcatcgagtccaaccataaacctaacactaccaagaccaccactataccatgtccctaagcacctcatccaaacgtcttttaaatacctccagggatggcgactcaaccacttccctgggcagcctgttccaatgcttgataaccctctcggtgaagaaaaatttcctaatatccagtctaaacctcccctggcgcaacttgaggccatttcctcttgtcctatcacttgttacctgggagaagagaccgacccccacctctctacaacctcctttcaggtagttgaagagagccataaggtctcccctcagcctccttttttctccaggctaaacaaccccagttccctcagccgctcctcataagacttctgctccagacccttcaccagcttcgttgcccttctctgcacacgctccagtacctcaatatccctcttgtagtggggggcccaaaactgaacacagtattcgaggtgcggcctcaccagtgccgagtacaggggcacaatcacttccctttTCCCTAATCACAATCCAGCTCCTATGCCCATACAGACTATACAAGTCCCTCTACCAGTTGCCTGAGAAAGATGTGAAAGCAAATGTATATGCCTCAGAACCACTCTGTCGTCTTCTCCTCCTGCCACGGATGATTACCAATGCACATACTTTAGTAAATTGAGAATTAGAAGCAATCACCTAGAAGCACCATTATAAAACATTACGAAGTACCATTAAAAAGCAAGCTCATTGTTCATTATCTTTCCATGAATAAAAATAGCCAGAGTATATGATAAAATATCAAGGTCATAAAAGTTATTTCACTGCCTACAAGGGCATATCACAGAACCGAAGTGCCCCAGATACCCTGGCTTTCATCAGCTACCGCTCACCCAGGGAGCTGTGATAGACATATATGTGCTTATCCTCACACTGTCCCAGCTGCAAGGTAACTCATTCCTGCTTAAACAAATCATTTTTGAGATTTTTACCCTCAAACAGAGATGCGTTAGGAGTGGGCTCATAGCATGAGTTGGCTGGGCATGCTTTGACCTGTGGCAAGTTTGTTTTTCCCAGCGAGGGGCCATCCCCGTCACAGACCCCTGGTGCCAGGAGCCGCAAGCCAGGCGGGCCCGCGGTGCCGTCGCCTCCATCCATCCGGCTTTCACCAAGCCTCTGCTAGCAGCGGTCAACCACAAACATCCGCCAAGGCCCGCAGGGCGGGGAGCAGCTCTCACCCTTGTCGTTGGTTCCTCCGACGTACTTGAGGAGCTTGAGCACCCCTTCCTTCGAAGCTTCGTCGAACGgcttcccctccacctccaccGCCGCAAACCGCCCGCCCTCGCACGCCCTCTCCTCGTagctgagctgctcctggggaaggggatggggatggagaagcTGCCAGCTGCCCGGGCTGGCTGGGAGGAAAGCGCTGCCCGGGGACCACCCGCTCCCCCTCGCAGCGCCTTACCCGGCCTGGCCGGCGCAGAAACagccggccgcccgcccggccacCTACCTTCTCCCCCTTGCTCAGCACCCGGTAGGGCCATGCCTCCACGGTGCTCAGCAGGGAGTTCTTGATCATGCCCAGCATGGTGCCTCTCCGCTCGGCcgcgctcggctcggctcggctcggcccggccccgctcgcctcGGGCGAGGTGGGAGGGCCCGGGGGGCGCCCCGCCGCTTGCAGCGCGGCGCACCGCCCCCAGGGGGCGCCCAAGGGCCGCctgcgccgcggcggcgggggcgcggggccggggcggccggcagccgcggtcggtggggctgggccgggcggcGATGCGGCCGCGGCGGGCTGTGGGAGCGGAaagccggcggccccgggggcgaaGTAATGGAGGACGCCGAGAAGTGTGAAGAGTAATAAAGTGCGGGAGCAGGTGGTATTCATCTGGGGGAGAGAGGAAATCTGAAGGAAATAACATACAAGGGAGGGAAGTACTGACAAAAGTGCTAATGTATAGCATGGAGGGGCACAGCTCTCCTGAaactgcaaaatctttttttttttttttttaataaacggAACTAAGGGGGATCACAGTTCTTGTGTTTTAAGACAGTGAATGTAAGGCAGTGCTCCATGTCTCTGTGGATGTTGTAAGCTTTAGGTAAGGAGTAGGTCTTAGAAGCCGCTGATTATATTTGCTCTCCCTCCACTGACCTCTGCGTGTGTTCACAGCCCAACCAGTCAACTCTGTTTAAAACTCCAGCCAGATCCCTTCCCAGAAATATATGTAAATGAACACAACACGGGGCTTGGACAGCTTATAGAGCTGGGTATGTTTATGTGCATGGAGGACTTACATCCTTCATGGTCACAAGTGTGTTTTAGTTGTATAAGCCATGTCAAAGGGCAAGTGCCAGGTAGAGAAAGTGCCTTGCCCAGAATCATTTAAGAAGAGGGTAGCGGAGGCAGGAATCGAGTACCGGTCACTGGGGCAGCCATGGATCAGACCAGCCTTGCCAGGCAGATGATGCTATATCTCCCCCATTTAAAACTAAATGCTATAGTTTTAATAACTCAGGATGCCTGCTCAGCTGGACTTCTGCCTCCTCAAATAGAAGGTGAGTGGCGTGGGAGCAGGCTGATGCGTAACTTTACTacactcttaaaaagaaaaagagaaaattatgaaaGAAATGTGCCATTAAAGCATTGCCATTAAAGCATAGAGAGAGAGAGTGGTGCAAAGACAAAGAAGTTAAAGCAGCTGGCCATGGTCATCTGATCAAACAGGCCATGTTCAGgtcagggagcagggctggagcctgaCACGGACTTTCACAGAGTGAATGACAGGAGCTGCTATCAGTGGTAACAAGGCCACAGATCTAGTCATTTATTAGCCATTTATATAATTTGGTTTATTCACCATTAtgcaagaaaatgcaaaattgtaATATACATTGCATGCTGCAGcttatttgttctcttttaaaacaGTGAATTTCTCCATTGAGCTGAGGAATTTTGCCAAAAATACCAACTTGCACATATCAGTAGAGGAATACATGGACTGGGTTAGAGCAGAGGTCCATCTTGCCCAATCCTCTGTCTCTGGCAGAAGCTGCTGGTGGACATCTAGGTAAAAAGTGA
The genomic region above belongs to Mycteria americana isolate JAX WOST 10 ecotype Jacksonville Zoo and Gardens chromosome 1, USCA_MyAme_1.0, whole genome shotgun sequence and contains:
- the HEBP1 gene encoding heme-binding protein 1, with product MLGMIKNSLLSTVEAWPYRVLSKGEKEQLSYEERACEGGRFAAVEVEGKPFDEASKEGVLKLLKYVGGTNDKGVGMGMTAPVSITAFPAEDGSLQQKVKVSLRIPSQFQANPPCPSDESIKIEERQGMTIYSTQFGGYAKEVDYVNYAAKLKSALGNEAAYHKDFYFCNGYDPPMKPYGRRNEVWFVKE